In one Candidatus Hepatincola sp. Av genomic region, the following are encoded:
- the glpT gene encoding Glycerol-3-phosphate transporter encodes MFWILKPAPITKKLAKEEIDPVYKRLRIQVFLSIFIGYAVYYFVRKNVALAAPAMIEHGWTKTHIGFVMASLSCAYAFSKFFMGSISDKSNPRYFLPLGLLISGLITLYVGFSDLTFGTMSLGLLTFLMFLNGWAQGMGWPPCGKTIVHWYSVSERGKTVSVWNLAHNFGGGLIANISIWGVGYFNDWQATFYVPAGIAVATAVVLLLTLKDKPQSCGLPPIEEFKNDYPPHFNAKLSEEDIPLKRIFTEYIFPNKFLWFIAIANAFVYLVRNGVVDWAPTYLSETKHFTFQESGWAYALYEYAAIPGTLICGYISDKLFKARRGPTGVIFMVLTFVSLTCYWVSTSSLSISISLILTGLLIYGPVMLIGLHALDLVPSQVAGTAAGFTGMFGYLIGDVLSKAIMGKVIDSYGWNVYFVILIAATLGAALFLSFTWNQGRK; translated from the coding sequence TTGTTTTGGATCTTAAAACCAGCACCAATTACTAAAAAATTAGCTAAAGAAGAAATTGATCCTGTTTATAAACGCTTAAGAATACAAGTTTTTCTAAGTATTTTTATTGGTTATGCCGTATATTATTTTGTTAGAAAAAATGTAGCTTTGGCGGCTCCTGCTATGATTGAACATGGTTGGACTAAAACACATATTGGTTTTGTTATGGCTTCACTTTCTTGTGCTTATGCCTTTTCTAAATTTTTTATGGGCAGTATTTCCGATAAAAGTAATCCCAGATATTTTTTACCTTTAGGCTTGCTAATTTCAGGTTTAATTACTTTATATGTTGGTTTTAGTGATTTAACCTTTGGCACTATGAGTTTAGGACTCTTAACCTTTTTAATGTTTTTAAATGGTTGGGCACAAGGAATGGGCTGGCCACCTTGTGGTAAAACCATAGTACATTGGTATTCGGTATCTGAACGGGGAAAAACTGTATCTGTATGGAATTTGGCTCATAATTTTGGTGGTGGTTTAATTGCTAATATTTCTATTTGGGGAGTAGGATATTTTAACGATTGGCAAGCAACTTTTTATGTGCCAGCTGGAATTGCTGTAGCTACGGCAGTTGTATTGTTATTAACTTTAAAAGATAAACCCCAATCTTGTGGGCTACCTCCCATTGAAGAATTCAAAAATGATTACCCTCCTCATTTTAATGCTAAACTTAGTGAAGAAGATATCCCCTTAAAAAGAATTTTTACTGAATATATTTTTCCTAATAAGTTTTTATGGTTTATAGCTATAGCCAATGCTTTTGTATACTTAGTAAGAAATGGAGTTGTAGATTGGGCACCAACTTATTTAAGTGAAACTAAACATTTTACCTTTCAGGAATCTGGCTGGGCGTATGCCTTATATGAATATGCGGCTATACCTGGTACTTTAATTTGTGGTTATATTTCCGATAAATTATTTAAAGCAAGAAGAGGTCCTACAGGGGTAATTTTTATGGTGCTAACATTTGTATCTCTTACTTGTTATTGGGTAAGTACATCTAGCCTTTCCATTAGTATTTCTTTAATTTTAACCGGATTATTAATTTATGGTCCGGTAATGCTTATTGGTCTTCATGCCCTAGATTTAGTTCCCTCGCAAGTAGCCGGAACAGCAGCTGGTTTTACAGGAATGTTTGGTTACTTAATTGGTGATGTCCTTTCAAAGGCTATTATGGGAAAAGTTATTGATTCTTATGGCTGGAATGTATATTTTGTAATTCTAATTGCTGCTACCTTAGGAGCTGCTTTGTTTTTATCTTTCACTTGGAATCAGGGTAGAAAGTAA
- a CDS encoding hypothetical protein (possible Cell division protein FtsL), with product MLLAIKKYRILLNIIILIALLVYSVKSILYIYHWFYKTNNLDIEYSILFEQNKQMSAEIQNLQLKVNGLTEPNINKELLETQAKIHLNLSKENEFIIVN from the coding sequence ATGCTCCTAGCCATAAAAAAATATAGAATTCTTCTTAATATTATTATTTTAATAGCTTTACTAGTTTATTCTGTAAAAAGTATTTTATATATTTACCATTGGTTTTATAAAACCAATAATTTAGATATAGAATACAGTATTTTATTTGAACAAAATAAACAAATGTCGGCAGAAATTCAAAATTTACAATTAAAAGTAAACGGGCTAACAGAACCTAATATTAATAAAGAACTCCTTGAAACTCAAGCTAAAATTCACCTTAATTTATCTAAAGAAAATGAATTCATAATAGTTAATTAA
- the acoA gene encoding pyruvate dehydrogenase complex E1 component subunit alpha (Acetoin:2,6-dichlorophenolindophenol oxidoreductase subunit alpha) → MVKLTQENAKSIYYEMQLARKFEDKCTQLYGMGYIAGFLHLYNGQEAVSTGINFLRTPADSNITSYRCHAHALGHGKIEPKLLLAELTGRVTGCSKGKGGSMHVYSKANKFYGGNGIVGGQVPLGTGIALAHKYNKDKGVCFTFYGDGASSQGQVYESFNMATLWQLPIIFIIENNHYSMGTPIERTTASPDFSARANAFNIPSLKVNGMDVIDVIEKTEKAIQHVRGGKGPFFLEVDTYRYKGHSMSDPQKYRNRSEVDKVREQKDPIIHFEEYTLKKKLLTKEDVKSMNDKVKKVIAEAEEFALSSPEPAPADLYTHILV, encoded by the coding sequence ATGGTAAAACTTACGCAAGAAAACGCAAAATCAATATATTATGAAATGCAATTAGCAAGAAAGTTTGAAGATAAGTGTACACAATTATACGGTATGGGTTACATTGCTGGCTTTTTACACCTTTATAATGGGCAAGAAGCTGTATCCACAGGTATTAATTTTTTAAGAACGCCAGCTGATAGTAACATTACCAGTTACCGTTGCCATGCACACGCTTTAGGGCATGGTAAAATTGAACCTAAACTATTACTAGCTGAATTAACAGGCAGAGTTACTGGTTGTTCTAAGGGTAAAGGTGGTTCTATGCACGTTTATTCTAAAGCTAATAAATTTTATGGTGGTAATGGTATTGTAGGGGGGCAAGTTCCCTTAGGAACTGGTATTGCTTTAGCACATAAATATAATAAAGATAAAGGTGTTTGCTTTACTTTTTATGGTGATGGTGCCTCATCACAAGGTCAAGTTTATGAATCTTTTAATATGGCAACATTGTGGCAACTACCTATAATTTTTATTATTGAAAATAACCATTATTCTATGGGAACTCCTATAGAAAGAACTACGGCTAGCCCAGATTTTTCAGCCAGAGCTAATGCTTTTAATATTCCATCATTAAAGGTAAACGGTATGGACGTAATAGATGTTATAGAAAAAACTGAAAAAGCTATTCAACATGTTAGAGGGGGCAAGGGTCCTTTCTTTTTAGAAGTAGATACCTATCGTTACAAAGGGCATTCCATGTCCGATCCCCAAAAATATCGTAATAGATCAGAGGTAGATAAAGTAAGAGAACAAAAAGATCCAATAATTCACTTTGAAGAATACACTTTAAAGAAAAAGTTATTAACAAAAGAAGATGTAAAATCTATGAACGATAAAGTTAAGAAAGTAATAGCCGAAGCGGAAGAGTTTGCATTATCTTCCCCCGAACCAGCCCCAGCCGACTTATATACACATATATTAGTATAA
- a CDS encoding pyruvate dehydrogenase complex E1 component subunit beta (1-deoxy-D-xylulose-5-phosphate synthase), translating to MPIKILMPALSPTMTEGTLAKWLKKEGDTIKSGDVIAEVETDKATIEYESTEDGTLAKILVQNGTEGVKVNDVIGVLLEEGETKDDLDTFLQSLHTPSSANPNANTPETNTNNNNSSASTTTANSQTAKPTTQTDKTQENTNSTTDNSSSSDQANNTATNTATSQQPNQTNTSDSVEDITYQGAKTKEITVREALNEAMDEEMAKDSKVFLMGEEVGYYQGAYKVSKGLLEKYGTTRVIDTPIAEYGFTGIGVGAAFAGLRPIVEYMTFNFAMQAIDHIINSAAKTLYMSAGEVPVPIVFRGLNGGGSRVAAQHSQCYASWYAHCPGLIVIAPYSAEDAKGLLKSAIRNNNPVVFLEHEVLYGKTFTMPDVEDLIIPIGKAKIEKEGSDVTLISFSKGVDQSLLAAETLAKDGISAEVINLRTLRPLDIETIVKSVQKTNRVVTVEEGWHYAGICSEISATIMEHAFDYLDAPVLRVTGKDVPMPYAANLEQLALGTVDEICLAAKKVCYK from the coding sequence ATGCCAATAAAGATACTAATGCCAGCTTTATCACCAACCATGACAGAAGGTACACTTGCTAAGTGGTTAAAAAAAGAAGGTGATACTATTAAAAGTGGAGATGTAATTGCCGAAGTTGAAACTGATAAAGCCACTATTGAATATGAATCTACCGAAGATGGAACACTTGCTAAAATCCTAGTGCAAAATGGTACTGAAGGGGTTAAAGTTAATGATGTTATTGGCGTTCTTTTAGAAGAAGGTGAAACTAAAGATGACCTTGATACTTTCTTACAATCTTTACATACTCCTTCCTCTGCTAATCCTAATGCAAACACTCCTGAAACTAACACTAATAACAACAATTCATCTGCTAGTACTACAACCGCTAACTCACAAACAGCTAAACCTACTACTCAAACAGATAAAACACAAGAAAATACTAACTCTACTACCGATAATAGCTCCTCTTCAGATCAAGCTAATAATACAGCCACCAACACGGCTACTAGCCAACAACCTAATCAAACTAATACTTCAGATAGCGTAGAAGATATTACCTATCAAGGTGCTAAAACCAAAGAAATTACCGTAAGAGAAGCCCTGAATGAGGCTATGGATGAAGAAATGGCAAAGGATTCCAAAGTATTTTTAATGGGCGAAGAAGTAGGTTACTATCAAGGTGCTTATAAGGTATCTAAAGGTTTATTAGAAAAATATGGTACTACCAGAGTTATAGATACGCCTATTGCCGAATATGGCTTTACTGGCATTGGTGTAGGAGCTGCTTTTGCAGGGCTAAGACCTATTGTAGAATACATGACCTTCAATTTTGCTATGCAGGCAATAGACCATATTATTAATTCCGCCGCTAAAACCTTATATATGTCGGCCGGTGAAGTGCCTGTTCCTATTGTATTTAGAGGTTTAAATGGTGGTGGAAGTAGGGTGGCAGCTCAACATTCCCAATGTTATGCTTCATGGTATGCTCATTGCCCAGGTTTAATTGTTATTGCTCCATATTCGGCTGAAGATGCTAAGGGCTTATTAAAGTCAGCCATTCGTAATAATAATCCTGTAGTATTTTTAGAACATGAAGTGCTATATGGTAAAACTTTTACTATGCCTGATGTTGAAGACCTTATTATTCCCATTGGTAAGGCGAAAATAGAAAAAGAAGGTTCAGATGTTACCTTAATTAGTTTTTCTAAGGGAGTAGACCAATCCTTGTTAGCTGCAGAAACTTTAGCAAAAGATGGTATTTCGGCTGAAGTAATTAATTTAAGAACTCTTCGCCCATTAGATATTGAAACTATTGTAAAATCCGTGCAAAAAACCAATCGGGTAGTAACAGTGGAAGAAGGTTGGCATTATGCGGGTATTTGTTCTGAAATTTCAGCAACAATTATGGAACATGCCTTTGATTACCTAGATGCTCCGGTATTAAGAGTAACTGGTAAAGATGTTCCTATGCCTTATGCTGCTAACTTAGAGCAACTTGCCTTAGGTACAGTAGATGAAATCTGCCTTGCTGCTAAAAAAGTTTGTTACAAATAA
- a CDS encoding pyruvate dehydrogenase complex dihydrolipoamide acetyltransferase — MPIKILMPALSPTMTEGTLAKWLKKEGDTIKSGDVIAEVETDKATIEYESTEDGTLAKILVQNGTEGVKVNDVIGVLLEEGETKDDLDTFLQSLHTPSSAKPNANTPETTTNNNNSSASTTNANSQTAKPTTQTDKTQKTTNPNNSTGVNPSNNNSNNTATNTATSQQPNQTITSANTTTSFNSETANSTQTANQNSTSAQSNNSTTSSSSPNNVTANYHSKNTAKTFITPLARRLATQKNLDITAIKGSGPHGRIIKADVENPVQTTISGTTSSGTTISGIHNNMQATSVNITTPSTYEDKPNSGMRKTIAKRLLESKTTIPHYYLTLDCNMTALLNARAFLNSKGKDQYKLSVNDFIIKATALAMQDIPESNAYWQGETTRFFQDSDVSVAVATPKGLITPIIRAANKKGLLQISTEMKELAHKAKDGKLKPSEYQGGGFSVSNLGMFGIKHFAAIVNPPQAGILAVGATEQKPIVKDGNIIIADIMCATLSADHRILDGAVGARFLKAFKEYIENPISMSL, encoded by the coding sequence ATGCCAATAAAGATACTAATGCCAGCTTTATCACCAACCATGACAGAAGGTACACTTGCTAAGTGGTTAAAAAAAGAAGGTGATACTATTAAAAGTGGGGATGTAATTGCCGAAGTTGAAACTGATAAAGCCACTATTGAATATGAATCTACCGAAGACGGTACCTTAGCTAAAATCCTAGTGCAAAATGGTACTGAAGGGGTTAAAGTTAATGATGTTATTGGCGTTCTCTTAGAAGAAGGTGAAACTAAAGATGACCTTGATACTTTCTTACAATCTTTACATACTCCTTCCTCTGCTAAACCTAATGCTAACACTCCTGAAACTACCACTAATAACAACAATTCATCTGCTAGTACTACAAACGCTAACTCACAAACAGCTAAACCTACTACTCAAACAGATAAAACACAAAAAACTACTAATCCTAATAACTCTACTGGTGTTAATCCTAGTAATAATAACTCTAATAATACAGCCACCAACACGGCTACTAGCCAACAACCTAATCAAACCATAACTTCTGCTAATACTACTACAAGTTTTAATAGTGAAACTGCTAATTCTACTCAAACCGCTAATCAAAACTCTACTTCCGCACAATCTAATAACTCTACAACTTCTAGTAGTTCGCCCAATAATGTAACCGCTAACTATCATAGTAAAAACACTGCTAAAACTTTTATTACTCCACTAGCAAGAAGGCTAGCTACCCAAAAAAATTTAGATATTACTGCAATTAAAGGTAGTGGACCTCATGGGCGTATTATTAAAGCTGATGTAGAAAATCCTGTGCAAACAACCATTAGCGGAACTACCAGCAGTGGAACTACTATTAGTGGAATTCATAATAATATGCAAGCTACTAGTGTTAATATCACAACTCCATCAACTTATGAAGATAAACCAAATTCTGGCATGCGTAAAACCATAGCTAAAAGGTTGTTGGAGTCTAAAACTACTATTCCTCATTATTATTTAACCTTAGATTGCAACATGACAGCATTACTAAATGCTAGAGCATTCTTAAATTCTAAAGGAAAAGACCAATACAAACTTTCTGTTAACGACTTTATCATAAAAGCCACAGCTTTAGCTATGCAAGATATTCCTGAGTCCAATGCCTATTGGCAAGGGGAAACCACAAGGTTTTTTCAAGATTCTGATGTATCCGTAGCCGTAGCCACACCTAAAGGGCTTATTACCCCTATTATTAGAGCCGCCAACAAAAAAGGGCTACTCCAAATTTCAACAGAAATGAAAGAATTAGCCCACAAAGCTAAGGACGGCAAACTAAAACCGAGTGAGTATCAAGGTGGAGGTTTTAGTGTTTCTAACTTAGGTATGTTTGGTATTAAGCATTTTGCGGCTATTGTGAATCCACCACAAGCTGGAATTTTAGCGGTAGGTGCCACCGAACAAAAACCTATTGTAAAAGATGGTAACATTATCATTGCCGATATTATGTGTGCTACTCTTTCTGCTGATCATAGAATTTTAGATGGTGCTGTAGGAGCAAGGTTTTTAAAAGCCTTTAAAGAGTATATAGAAAACCCAATTAGTATGAGCCTATAA
- the lpd gene encoding Dihydrolipoyl dehydrogenase, translated as MSNFDVLVIGAGPGGYVAAIRAAQLGLKTAIVEKEHFGGICLNWGCIPTKSLLRSAEIFHYIKHAESYGLSVENPKFDLAKIVARSRAVSKQLAGGVAMLLKKNKVTMFEGSATLLGSSQVEVTLNSNKQKETLSAKHIILATGAKARIIQGFEPDNKFVWTYKEALVANEVPKKLLVMGSGAIGIEFASFFNTLGAEVTVVELMDRIMPVEDAEISKMAQKSFEKQGMKILTKTKVLGIKKNSADATVTLEDATGQKTELTVNKVISAVGIVANIANIGLEKTKAKVENGRIHTDEFSATDESGLYAIGDITKAPWLAHKASHEAIICVEKIAGLNPHTLNPNLIPGCTYANPQVASVGLTEAKAVEKGLKIKVGRFPYYGNGKAIALGEAEGLVKTIFNAETGELLGAHLIGSEVTELIQGYVIAMNLETTEQELINTVFAHPTLSEMMHESVLNAFGRTIHI; from the coding sequence ATGTCTAATTTTGATGTACTAGTAATAGGAGCCGGTCCAGGAGGCTATGTAGCTGCCATTAGAGCTGCCCAATTAGGTTTAAAAACTGCCATTGTAGAAAAAGAACATTTTGGTGGTATTTGTTTAAATTGGGGTTGTATTCCTACAAAATCTTTGTTACGAAGTGCTGAAATTTTTCATTATATCAAGCACGCTGAAAGTTACGGATTATCTGTAGAAAATCCTAAGTTTGACCTTGCAAAAATTGTAGCAAGAAGTAGAGCTGTATCTAAGCAATTAGCTGGTGGCGTTGCTATGCTTTTAAAAAAGAACAAAGTTACAATGTTTGAAGGTAGTGCTACTTTACTTGGTTCCTCTCAAGTAGAAGTTACCTTAAACTCTAACAAACAAAAAGAAACCCTTAGTGCTAAGCATATAATTTTAGCAACCGGAGCTAAAGCCCGCATTATTCAAGGCTTTGAGCCAGATAACAAATTCGTGTGGACGTATAAAGAAGCTTTGGTAGCCAATGAAGTTCCTAAAAAACTTTTAGTAATGGGTAGTGGAGCCATAGGCATTGAATTCGCTAGTTTCTTTAACACTTTAGGGGCTGAAGTTACCGTAGTAGAGCTCATGGATAGAATAATGCCCGTTGAAGATGCTGAAATTTCTAAAATGGCACAAAAATCCTTTGAAAAACAAGGTATGAAAATTCTTACAAAAACTAAAGTTTTAGGCATTAAAAAGAACTCTGCAGATGCAACTGTTACCTTAGAAGATGCCACTGGGCAAAAAACAGAACTTACTGTTAATAAAGTAATCTCTGCCGTAGGTATTGTAGCTAATATAGCAAACATTGGCTTAGAAAAAACTAAAGCAAAAGTTGAAAATGGTAGGATTCACACAGATGAATTTTCTGCCACAGATGAATCTGGGCTATATGCCATTGGAGATATCACTAAGGCTCCTTGGCTTGCCCATAAAGCCTCTCATGAAGCCATTATTTGTGTAGAAAAAATTGCTGGGCTAAACCCTCATACTTTAAATCCTAATTTAATTCCTGGTTGTACCTATGCTAATCCGCAGGTAGCCTCGGTTGGTTTAACTGAAGCTAAAGCAGTTGAAAAGGGCTTAAAAATTAAAGTAGGGCGTTTTCCCTATTACGGCAATGGTAAAGCTATTGCTTTAGGAGAAGCAGAAGGTTTAGTAAAAACTATTTTTAATGCCGAAACCGGAGAATTATTAGGAGCACATCTGATTGGATCTGAAGTTACTGAATTAATTCAGGGCTACGTTATTGCTATGAATTTAGAAACTACCGAACAAGAGCTAATAAATACTGTTTTTGCCCATCCAACTCTTTCAGAAATGATGCACGAATCCGTCCTGAATGCCTTTGGTAGAACTATACATATTTAG
- the traC gene encoding DNA polymerase III subunit epsilon (DNA primase TraC): MSKIYLNVPFSEKDEAKQLGAKWDGPARKWYIEEGTDLNLFKKWYIEEEKDTSAE, translated from the coding sequence ATGTCTAAAATATATTTGAATGTTCCATTTAGTGAAAAAGATGAAGCGAAACAACTGGGGGCAAAATGGGATGGTCCCGCAAGAAAATGGTATATTGAAGAAGGTACAGACCTTAATCTTTTTAAAAAATGGTATATTGAAGAAGAGAAAGATACTAGTGCTGAATAA
- the ocd gene encoding Ornithine cyclodeaminase, translating to MVKVLSVQDVASIIKKHGLEKIISDLMVVIKKDFIRWQEFQKTPRLAFHVPDGVIELMPTADSKLFAYKYVNGHPKNPINGELTVGATGQLSTISNGYPILLSEMTLLTALRTAATGVLAADYLADKDAKTIAIIGTGGQSDFQLTAYCLIRNIENVNYFDTDKKAMERFAKNMKVQKPNLKFTPFNSAKEAVKDADIIVTCTADKAVAQIISNDWKMKPSVHISALGGDCPGKTELDPKLLTRAEVVVEFFDQSFIEGEIQHFKEDEARKIVYAELWEVLNGSKTTRQDPNKITIFDSVGFALEDFSVLCLTHELANKYNIGEDKTMIPHLPDPKDLYSLIK from the coding sequence ATGGTAAAAGTTCTTTCAGTGCAAGATGTAGCCAGCATCATTAAAAAACATGGCTTAGAAAAAATAATATCAGACCTTATGGTAGTAATAAAAAAAGATTTTATTAGGTGGCAAGAATTTCAAAAAACTCCTAGGTTAGCTTTTCATGTACCAGATGGAGTAATTGAACTAATGCCAACGGCAGATAGTAAACTTTTTGCTTATAAATATGTAAATGGGCACCCTAAAAACCCTATAAATGGCGAGCTTACCGTAGGAGCCACAGGGCAACTTTCTACTATTTCTAATGGTTACCCAATTTTACTTTCGGAAATGACACTCCTAACCGCCTTACGAACTGCCGCCACAGGAGTTTTAGCCGCTGATTATTTAGCAGATAAAGATGCTAAAACCATAGCTATTATTGGCACAGGAGGACAAAGTGATTTTCAACTTACAGCTTATTGCCTGATTCGTAATATTGAAAACGTAAATTATTTTGATACTGATAAAAAAGCTATGGAACGTTTTGCTAAGAATATGAAAGTTCAAAAACCGAACTTAAAATTCACTCCCTTTAATAGTGCTAAAGAGGCGGTGAAAGATGCTGATATTATTGTTACCTGTACGGCAGATAAGGCTGTAGCCCAGATTATCTCTAATGATTGGAAAATGAAACCTTCTGTGCATATTAGTGCTTTAGGAGGTGATTGTCCAGGTAAAACGGAGTTAGATCCTAAACTCTTAACCAGAGCCGAAGTGGTAGTAGAATTTTTTGACCAATCTTTTATAGAAGGGGAAATTCAACATTTTAAAGAAGATGAGGCTCGTAAAATTGTTTATGCGGAATTATGGGAAGTATTAAATGGTAGTAAAACAACTCGGCAAGATCCTAATAAAATTACTATCTTTGATTCCGTAGGTTTTGCTTTAGAAGATTTTTCCGTACTATGCTTAACCCATGAATTAGCTAACAAATATAATATAGGGGAAGATAAAACTATGATCCCCCACCTACCAGACCCTAAGGATTTATATTCACTAATTAAGTAA
- a CDS encoding TRL-like protein: MLTKNFYLIKIYHIKSLLILITLLLLTACTVSTPIAYDNKIKSNTKVGKACGIGLLYFPPLVGQDQTVKAAKANGEIKDIYSIEKITDYYILFNKSCNIVKGQ; the protein is encoded by the coding sequence ATGCTTACAAAAAATTTTTATCTTATAAAAATTTATCATATAAAGAGTTTGTTAATTTTAATTACTTTACTTTTACTTACAGCCTGTACCGTTAGTACACCTATAGCGTATGATAATAAAATAAAAAGTAATACGAAAGTAGGTAAAGCATGTGGAATAGGATTGCTATATTTTCCACCATTAGTGGGGCAAGACCAAACCGTTAAAGCTGCAAAAGCTAACGGAGAAATTAAAGACATTTACTCTATAGAGAAAATTACAGATTACTACATTTTATTTAATAAAAGTTGTAATATTGTTAAAGGACAATAA